One part of the Ochotona princeps isolate mOchPri1 chromosome 3, mOchPri1.hap1, whole genome shotgun sequence genome encodes these proteins:
- the LOC131479888 gene encoding keratin-associated protein 10-2-like isoform X3: protein MSVCSSNLSYGSNICMPASHDSWQVDDCPESCCEPPCCAPSCCAPSSCVTLCCKPVCCKPVCCVPVCSSSSSCCQQSSCQPSCCGSSPCQESSCVTLCCRPVCCKPVCCVPVCSESSSCCQQSSCQPSCCGSSPCQESSCVTLCCKPVCCKPVCCVPVCSESSSCCQQSSCQPSCCGSSPCQESSCVTLCCRPVSCKPVCCVPVCSESSSSCCQQSSCQPSCCGSSPCQDCCRPASSVSLLCRPACPRPACCGLSSGQSCC from the exons ATGTCCGTCTGCTCCAGCAACCTCAGCTATGGCAGCAACATCTGCATGCCCGCTTCCCATGACTCCTGGCAGGTGGACGACTGCCCAGAGAGCTGCTGCGAGCCGCCCTGCTGTGCCCCCAGCTGCTGCGCCCCGTCCTCCTGTGTGACCCTCTGCTGCAAGCCCGTGTGCTGCaagcctgtctgctgtgtgcccgtctgctcctcctcctcctcctgctgccagcagtcTAGCTGCCAGCCCTCGTGCTGTggctcctccccctgccaggaGTCCTCCTGTGTGACCCTCTGCTGCAGGCCCGTGTGCTGCaagcctgtctgctgtgtgcccGTGTGCTCTGAGagctcctcctgctgccagcagtcTAGCTGCCAGCCCTCATGCTGTggctcctccccctgccaggaGTCCTCCTGTGTGACCCTCTGCTGCAAGCCCGTGTGCTGCaagcctgtctgctgtgtgccTGTCTGCTCTGAGagctcctcctgctgccagcagtcTAGCTGCCAGCCCTCGTGCTGTggctcctccccctgccaggagtcctcctgtgtgaccctctgctgcaggccagtgagctgcaagcctgtctgctgtgtgcccGTGTGCTCTGagagctcctcctcctgctgccagcagtcTAGCTGCCAGCCCTCGTGCTGTGGCTCCTCTCCCTGCCAGGA ctgctgccgccCGGCCTCCAGCGTGTCCCTGCTCTGCCGGCCTGCCTGCCCCCGCCCGGCCTGCTGTGGCCTCTCCTCGGGCCAGTCCTGCTGCTGA
- the LOC131479888 gene encoding keratin-associated protein 10-1-like isoform X2 yields MSVCSSNLSYGSNICMPASHDSWQVDDCPESCCEPPCCAPSCCAPSSCVTLCCKPVCCKPVCCVPVCSSSSSCCQQSSCQPSCCGSSPCQESSCSSSCCQQSSCQPSCCGSSPCQESSCVTLCCKPVCCKPVCCVPVCSESSSCCQQSSCQPSCCGSSPCQESSCVTLCCRPVSCKPVCCVPVCSESSSSCCQQSSCQPSCCPSSCCRPSSSVSLLCRPVCRPACSVPASSCCAPASCCQPSCCRPASSVSLLCRPACPRPACCGLSSGQSCC; encoded by the exons ATGTCCGTCTGCTCCAGCAACCTCAGCTATGGCAGCAACATCTGCATGCCCGCTTCCCATGACTCCTGGCAGGTGGACGACTGCCCAGAGAGCTGCTGCGAGCCGCCCTGCTGTGCCCCCAGCTGCTGCGCCCCGTCCTCCTGTGTGACCCTCTGCTGCAAGCCCGTGTGCTGCaagcctgtctgctgtgtgcccgtctgctcctcctcctcctcctgctgccagcagtcTAGCTGCCAGCCCTCGTGCTGTggctcctccccctgccaggaGTCCTCCTGT agctcctcctgctgccagcagtcTAGCTGCCAGCCCTCATGCTGTggctcctccccctgccaggaGTCCTCCTGTGTGACCCTCTGCTGCAAGCCCGTGTGCTGCaagcctgtctgctgtgtgccTGTCTGCTCTGAGagctcctcctgctgccagcagtcTAGCTGCCAGCCCTCGTGCTGTggctcctccccctgccaggagtcctcctgtgtgaccctctgctgcaggccagtgagctgcaagcctgtctgctgtgtgcccGTGTGCTCTGagagctcctcctcctgctgccagcagtcTAGCTGCCAGCCCTC ctgctgcccctcGTCCTGCTGCAGACCCTCCTCCAGCGTGTCCCTGCTCTGCCGCCCCGTGTGCAGACCCGCCTGCAGTGTGCCCGCCTCCTCCTGCTGTGCCCCCGCCTcgtgctgccagcccagctgctgccgccCGGCCTCCAGCGTGTCCCTGCTCTGCCGGCCTGCCTGCCCCCGCCCGGCCTGCTGTGGCCTCTCCTCGGGCCAGTCCTGCTGCTGA
- the LOC131479888 gene encoding keratin-associated protein 10-9-like isoform X4, whose amino-acid sequence MSVCSSNLSYGSNICMPASHDSWQVDDCPESCCEPPCCAPSCCAPSSCVTLCCKPVCCKPVCCVPVCSSSSSCCQQSSCQPSCCGSSPCQESSCVTLCCRPVCCKPVCCVPVCSESSSCCQQSSCQPSCCGSSPCQESSCVTLCCKPVCCKPVCCVPVCSESSSCCQQSSCQPSCCPSSCCRPSSSVSLLCRPVCRPACSVPASSCCAPASCCQPSCCRPASSVSLLCRPACPRPACCGLSSGQSCC is encoded by the exons ATGTCCGTCTGCTCCAGCAACCTCAGCTATGGCAGCAACATCTGCATGCCCGCTTCCCATGACTCCTGGCAGGTGGACGACTGCCCAGAGAGCTGCTGCGAGCCGCCCTGCTGTGCCCCCAGCTGCTGCGCCCCGTCCTCCTGTGTGACCCTCTGCTGCAAGCCCGTGTGCTGCaagcctgtctgctgtgtgcccgtctgctcctcctcctcctcctgctgccagcagtcTAGCTGCCAGCCCTCGTGCTGTggctcctccccctgccaggaGTCCTCCTGTGTGACCCTCTGCTGCAGGCCCGTGTGCTGCaagcctgtctgctgtgtgcccGTGTGCTCTGAGagctcctcctgctgccagcagtcTAGCTGCCAGCCCTCATGCTGTggctcctccccctgccaggaGTCCTCCTGTGTGACCCTCTGCTGCAAGCCCGTGTGCTGCaagcctgtctgctgtgtgccTGTCTGCTCTGAGagctcctcctgctgccagcagtcTAGCTGCCAGCCCTC ctgctgcccctcGTCCTGCTGCAGACCCTCCTCCAGCGTGTCCCTGCTCTGCCGCCCCGTGTGCAGACCCGCCTGCAGTGTGCCCGCCTCCTCCTGCTGTGCCCCCGCCTcgtgctgccagcccagctgctgccgccCGGCCTCCAGCGTGTCCCTGCTCTGCCGGCCTGCCTGCCCCCGCCCGGCCTGCTGTGGCCTCTCCTCGGGCCAGTCCTGCTGCTGA
- the LOC131479888 gene encoding keratin-associated protein 10-1-like isoform X1: MSVCSSNLSYGSNICMPASHDSWQVDDCPESCCEPPCCAPSCCAPSSCVTLCCKPVCCKPVCCVPVCSSSSSCCQQSSCQPSCCGSSPCQESSCVTLCCRPVCCKPVCCVPVCSESSSCCQQSSCQPSCCGSSPCQESSCVTLCCKPVCCKPVCCVPVCSESSSCCQQSSCQPSCCGSSPCQESSCVTLCCRPVSCKPVCCVPVCSESSSSCCQQSSCQPSCCPSSCCRPSSSVSLLCRPVCRPACSVPASSCCAPASCCQPSCCRPASSVSLLCRPACPRPACCGLSSGQSCC; encoded by the exons ATGTCCGTCTGCTCCAGCAACCTCAGCTATGGCAGCAACATCTGCATGCCCGCTTCCCATGACTCCTGGCAGGTGGACGACTGCCCAGAGAGCTGCTGCGAGCCGCCCTGCTGTGCCCCCAGCTGCTGCGCCCCGTCCTCCTGTGTGACCCTCTGCTGCAAGCCCGTGTGCTGCaagcctgtctgctgtgtgcccgtctgctcctcctcctcctcctgctgccagcagtcTAGCTGCCAGCCCTCGTGCTGTggctcctccccctgccaggaGTCCTCCTGTGTGACCCTCTGCTGCAGGCCCGTGTGCTGCaagcctgtctgctgtgtgcccGTGTGCTCTGAGagctcctcctgctgccagcagtcTAGCTGCCAGCCCTCATGCTGTggctcctccccctgccaggaGTCCTCCTGTGTGACCCTCTGCTGCAAGCCCGTGTGCTGCaagcctgtctgctgtgtgccTGTCTGCTCTGAGagctcctcctgctgccagcagtcTAGCTGCCAGCCCTCGTGCTGTggctcctccccctgccaggagtcctcctgtgtgaccctctgctgcaggccagtgagctgcaagcctgtctgctgtgtgcccGTGTGCTCTGagagctcctcctcctgctgccagcagtcTAGCTGCCAGCCCTC ctgctgcccctcGTCCTGCTGCAGACCCTCCTCCAGCGTGTCCCTGCTCTGCCGCCCCGTGTGCAGACCCGCCTGCAGTGTGCCCGCCTCCTCCTGCTGTGCCCCCGCCTcgtgctgccagcccagctgctgccgccCGGCCTCCAGCGTGTCCCTGCTCTGCCGGCCTGCCTGCCCCCGCCCGGCCTGCTGTGGCCTCTCCTCGGGCCAGTCCTGCTGCTGA
- the LOC131479892 gene encoding keratin-associated protein 10-9-like has product MSVCSSNLSYGSNICMPASHDSWQVDDCPESCCEPPCCAPSCCAPSSCVTLCCKPVCCKPVCCVPVCSSSSSCCQQSSCQPSCCGSSPCQESSCVTLCCRPVSCKPVCCVPVCSSSSSCCQQSSCQPSCCGSSPCQESSCVTLCCRPVCCKPVCCVPVCSESSSCCQQSSCQPSYCPSSCCRPSSSVSLLCRPVCRPACSVPASSCCAPASCCQPSCCRPASSVSLLCRPACPRPACCGLSSGQSCC; this is encoded by the exons ATGTCCGTCTGCTCCAGCAACCTCAGCTATGGCAGCAACATCTGCATGCCCGCTTCCCACGACTCCTGGCAGGTGGACGACTGCCCAGAGAGCTGCTGCGAGCCGCCCTGCTGTGCCCCCAGCTGCTGCGCCCCGTCCTCCTGTGTGACCCTCTGCTGCAAGCCCGTGTGCTGCaagcctgtctgctgtgtgcccgtctgctcctcctcctcctcctgctgccagcagtcTAGCTGCCAGCCCTCGTGCTGTggctcctccccctgccaggaGTCCTCCTGTGTGACCCTCTGCTGCAGGCCAGTGAGCTGCAAGCCTGTCTGCTGCGTGCccgtctgctcctcctcctcctcctgctgccagcagtcTAGCTGCCAGCCCTCGTGCTGTggctcctccccctgccaggaGTCATCCTGTGTGACCCTCTGCTGCAGGCCCGTGTGCTGCaagcctgtctgctgtgtgcccGTGTGCTCTGAGagctcctcctgctgccagcagtcTAGCTGCCAGCCCTC CTACTGCCCCTCGTCCTGCTGCAGACCCTCCTCCAGCGTGTCCCTGCTCTGCCGCCCCGTGTGCAGACCCGCCTGCAGTGTGCCCGCCTCCTCCTGCTGTGCCCCCGCCTcgtgctgccagcccagctgctgccgccCGGCCTCCAGCGTGTCCCTGCTCTGCCGGCCTGCCTGCCCCCGCCCGGCCTGCTGTGGCCTCTCCTCGGGCCAGTCCTGCTGCTGA